One Patescibacteria group bacterium genomic window carries:
- a CDS encoding glycosyltransferase, which yields MYTGNCSIIIPAHNEEATIRNCCLRFADHTRVTEVIVVANACSDMTYQEALAGNAVVIQTPDTGKGKA from the coding sequence ATGTACACGGGGAACTGTTCAATCATCATTCCGGCGCATAACGAAGAAGCAACAATCCGAAATTGCTGCCTTCGGTTTGCGGATCACACAAGAGTGACCGAAGTTATCGTCGTTGCCAATGCCTGCAGTGATATGACATACCAGGAAGCGTTGGCGGGAAATGCTGTCGTAATCCAGACGCCCGACACAGGCAAAGGCAAAGCC